From the Streptomyces sp. NBC_00390 genome, the window GGCAGCAGGTGAGGGTGAGTTACGACCGTACGGGGGACGGCACCTGGGACCGCACGGAGACCTACCACTACTTCGCCACCGATCCGGTCGCCGGATACGAGCACTACACACAGTCAAGAGGCCTGCATTCGGCCTCCGGAAGCCACGGCAACCTGACCAACGGCAGGGTGCGGGTCGAGGTGTGGAGCGCGATCGGCAACGGCACGAGCACACTCGGCATCGGGAACCAGTCCCTCGTCCGCATCCCGTTCGGCTGACGGGAGGAGACCGTGAAACCGCTGATCCGCAGACTGCTCGCCGGCACGGCCGCGGTCCTGGTGCTGGCCACGGCCGGCTGGGCGACCGGCCGCGACGGCCCCGGACAACACCACCGGCAAGACCACCAGGCCCATGCGTACACCTTCTCCAGGACCCAGGCGGCCGCGATCGCCGCGCAGGCTGCGGCACCGGTGCGCGGCAGCGAGTTCCGTGCGGAGTGCTTCTCCAGCCATCGCAGAGGCGATGACCCCATCGTCTTCCCGGGGCAGGCCGGCCGCTCGCACATCCACGAGTTCTACGGCAACCGGACCGCCGATGCGTCGTCCACCCTGGACTCACTGGCGGCCGGCACCACCAACTGCACGCCCCAGGTGGATCTTTCCTCGTACTGGACGCCCACTCTCTATCAGAACGGAGCGCCCGTGGCCCCCGAGCGGGTCACCGTGTACTACCAGGGCATCACCGACCACACCCGGGCCGTGGCCCACCCGCGCGGGCTGCGGTACGTCGTCGGCAACGCCCTGGCCACCTCGCCGGATCAGAACCCGGCCGCCCGCTGGTCGTGCGTGGGCCGGCCCGAGTCCAGCCGGGAATTCATCACCTGCCCGCCGGGCACGAAGCTGGAGAACTACCTGGACTTCCCGACCTGCTGGGACGGCAGGAACCTGGACAGCGCCAACCACCGTGACCATATGGCGTACGCCGTGGGCCAGAGCTGCCCGGCGAGCCATCCGGTCGTCGTACCGCGACTGGAGCTGCTGATCACCTGGCCCGTCAACGGCGGGGGACTGACTCTCGCGGGCACGAGGAACGGAGCCAACGTCACGAACGCCCCCGGCTACACCTTCCACGGCGATTTCTTCAACGCCTGGAACCAGGCGGAGCTCGAGCGCCGGGTACGCGACTGCGTCGTCGCCGGTTACATCTGCGGGACGGACGGCCGTCCGGTCCAGCAGTGACCTCGGGCGCCCGGCGAGCCGGACC encodes:
- a CDS encoding DUF1996 domain-containing protein codes for the protein MKPLIRRLLAGTAAVLVLATAGWATGRDGPGQHHRQDHQAHAYTFSRTQAAAIAAQAAAPVRGSEFRAECFSSHRRGDDPIVFPGQAGRSHIHEFYGNRTADASSTLDSLAAGTTNCTPQVDLSSYWTPTLYQNGAPVAPERVTVYYQGITDHTRAVAHPRGLRYVVGNALATSPDQNPAARWSCVGRPESSREFITCPPGTKLENYLDFPTCWDGRNLDSANHRDHMAYAVGQSCPASHPVVVPRLELLITWPVNGGGLTLAGTRNGANVTNAPGYTFHGDFFNAWNQAELERRVRDCVVAGYICGTDGRPVQQ